In a single window of the Panthera leo isolate Ple1 chromosome A1, P.leo_Ple1_pat1.1, whole genome shotgun sequence genome:
- the HSPB3 gene encoding heat shock protein beta-3 — MLALTPTMAKIILRHLIETPVRYEEEFEARGLEDCRLDHALYALPGPTTVDVSKARAAQAPRVDSMVEMPTQEGKSRFQILLDVVQFLPEDIIIQTFEGWLLIKAQHGTRMDEHGFISRSFTRQYKLPDGIETKDLSAILCHDGILVVEVKDPVGTN; from the coding sequence ATGCTGGCTTTGACTCCGACCATGGCAAAAATCATCTTGAGGCACCTCATAGAGACTCCGGTGCGCTACGAGGAGGAGTTTGAAGCGCGAGGTTTGGAAGACTGCAGGCTGGATCATGCTTTATACGCGCTGCCGGGGCCAACCACGGTGGACGTGAGCAAAGCCAGGGCGGCCCAGGCTCCTCGGGTGGATTCAATGGTGGAGATGCCGACCCAAGAAGGCAAGTCCCGCTTCCAGATCCTGCTGGACGTGGTCCAGTTCCTCCCCGAGGATATCATCATTCAGACCTTCGAAGGCTGGCTGCTGATCAAGGCTCAGCACGGAACCAGAATGGATGAGCATGGTTTTATCTCAAGAAGCTTCACCCGTCAGTATAAGCTGCCAGATGGCATTGAGACCAAAGATTTGTCTGCCATCCTCTGTCACGATGGAATTCTGGTGGTGGAAGTAAAGGATCCAGTTGGGACTAATTGA